In Sphaeramia orbicularis chromosome 5, fSphaOr1.1, whole genome shotgun sequence, a genomic segment contains:
- the pusl1 gene encoding tRNA pseudouridine synthase-like 1 gives MHNLARYLIFFQYTGTKYSGVVKVGPRQSHVKGVEDCMQEAISRLRPVNPVSLFISSRTDKGVHALCNSAHFDLQRKGNKPPFSEDVLAHALNYHLGTEQIRIIRAHRVRDDFHARYRAQSRTYVYRIALGISRYQLPVTESDMCWSLHNTELDMGAMREAAAVLVGTHDFSSFRAVNADLPFKNPVKTLDVVSIQPGGSFAQAHFQREIPFWEVTFKSRSFLYKQVRRMTGALVAVGQGQLSLPRLKEVLEARDTRAYPQGLAAPAHGLFLTRVDYRETDLQPP, from the exons ATGCACAACTTGGCACgttatttaatcttttttcagTATACTGGAACAAAATACAG TGGTGTGGTGAAAGTGGGTCCACGTCAGTCACATGTAAAAGGGGTTGAGGACTGCATGCAG gAAGCCATAAGCAGACTGAGGCCAGTCAACCCAGTATCTCTGTTCATCTCCAGCAGAACAGACAAAGGAGTACATGCACTCTGTAACTCTGCACACTTTGACCTCCAGCGTAAGGGCAACAAGCCACCATTTTCTGAAGACGTCCTTGCTCACGCCCTCAATTATCACCTCGGGACAGAGCAAATTAG GATCATCCGTGCCCATCGTGTGCGTGATGACTTCCATGCCCGTTACCGCGCCCAGTCTCGGACCTATGTGTACCGGATTGCTTTGGGAATCTCTCGATATCAGCTTCCGGTCACAGAATCTGATATGTGCTGGAGCCTCCATAACAC GGAGCTAGATATGGGAGCCATGCGCGAAGCTGCTGCTGTGCTGGTGGGGACCCATGACTTCAGCAGCTTCAGGGCGGTCAACGCTGACCTGCCTTTTAAAAACCCTGTCAAGACATTGGATGTGGTCAGCATACAACCTGGAGGCTCCTTTGCACAAGCACACTTTCAGAG AGAGATACCATTCTGGGAGGTGACGTTTAAGAGTAGATCATTTCTCTATAAGCAG GTGCGTAGGATGACAGGGGCCCTGGTGGCAGTGGGCCAGGGCCAGCTCTCACTACCACGGCTGAAGGAGGTCTTGGAAGCTCGAGACACACGCGCCTACCCACAGGGCCTTGCTGCTCCGGCCCACGGGCTGTTCCTCACCAGAGTGGACTACAGAGAGACAG ATCTGCAGCCTCCGTAA